The following are from one region of the Camarhynchus parvulus chromosome 3, STF_HiC, whole genome shotgun sequence genome:
- the ZNF513 gene encoding zinc finger protein 513 isoform X3, whose translation MPRRKQSHPQPVKDTLVGKIAIPAYALSDDDCSSGYQQLSVESDPEEGGEPGPAALPCRQCGLQLAASLGQSCLQCAGAEGGRSQRIVYSCQLCPFASHYSSHLKRHMKTHNGEKPFACPQCAYASAQLVNLTRHLRTHTGEKPYRCTGCSFACSSLGNLKRHERVHSQDKPFQCAACDYRCNQSRNLKRHMLSHRLPEGEGPHRRDKDPEPLLPELSLHVGSGSGPFLPGCARLRGEEAAALPELLFPFTCRMCGLVLDDGFAQDEGLAEQVCGRCSLAVLGTEPGASPRKGTGDKGFACSLCPFVTHYPNHLARHMKTHSGEKPFACPLCPYASAHLDNLKRHQRVHTGEKPYKCQLCDYACGNLANLKRHGRIHSGDKPFQCSLCSYSCNQSMNLKRHMLRHTGEKPFQCRDCSYTTGHWDNYKRHQKIHGHTAESWVNPRNAKALLAPPAVGTALP comes from the exons ATGCCCCGGCGGAAGCAGAGTCACCCGCAGCCGGTGAAGG ACACACTGGTGGGGAAGATCGCTATCCCAGCGTACGCCCTGAGCGACGATGACTGCTCCTCCGGGTACCAGCAGCTGAGCGTGGAGAGCGACCCCGAGGAGGGGGGCGagccgggccccgccgcgctgcccTGCCGCCAGTGCGGGCTGCagctggctgccagcctgggccagagctgcctgcagtgcGCCGGCGCCGAGGGCGGCCGCAGCCAGCGCATCGTCtactcctgccagctctgccccttcGCCTCCCACTACTCCAGCCACCTCAAGCGCCACATGAAGACACACAACGGGGAGAAGCCTTTCGCCTGCCCGCAGTGTGCCTACGcctctgcccagctggtgaACCTGACCCGGCACCTGCGCACGCACACCGGGGAGAAGCCGTACCGCTGCACGGGCTGCAGCTTcgcctgcagcagcctgggcaaCCTCAAACGCCACGAGCGCGTCCACAGCCAGGACAAGCCCTTCCAGTGTGCCGCCTGCGACTACCGCTGCAACCAGAGCCGCAACCTGAAGCGGCACATGCTCAGCCACCGCCTGCCTGAGGGCGAGGGGCCACACCGGCGGGACAAGGACCCAG agcccctgctgccagagctgagcctgCACGTGGGCAGCGGCAGTGGCCCCTTCCTGCCGGGCTGCGCGCGGCTGCGGGGCGAGGAGGCGGCCGCACTGCCCGAGCTGCTCTTCCCCTTTACGTGCCGCATGTGCGGGCTGGTGCTGGACGACGGCTTCGCGCAGGACGAGGGCCTGGCCGAGCAGGTGTGCGGGCGCTGCAGCCTGGCGGTGCTGGGCACCGAGCCGGGTGCCAGCCCCCGCAagggcactggggacaagggctttgcctgcagcctctgcccctTCGTCACCCACTACCCCAACCACCTGGCGCGGCACATGAAGACGCACAGCGGGGAGAAGCCCTTCGCCTGCCCGCTCTGCCCCTACGCCTCCGCCCACCTGGACAACCTGAAGCGGCACCAGCGCGTGCACACGGGCGAGAAGCCCTACAAGTGCCAGCTCTGTGACTACGCCTGCGGCAACCTGGCCAACCTCAAGCGTCACGGGCGCATCCACTCAGGCGACAAGCCCTTCcagtgcagcctctgcagctACAGCTGCAACCAGAGCATGAACCTGAAGCGGCACATGCTGCGGCATACGGGCGAGAAGCCCTTCCAGTGCCGGGACTGCTCCTACACCACTGGGCACTGGGACAACTACAAGCGCCACCAGAAGATCCACGGCCACACGGCCGAGAGCTGGGTGAACCCGCGCAATGCCAAAGCCCTCCTGGCCCCCCCAGCCGTGGGCACGGCCCTGCCCTGA
- the ZNF513 gene encoding zinc finger protein 513 isoform X1 — protein MPRRKQSHPQPVKGECAAGPGGGGGGPAGTRGARSAAADAEDGTEETARAAVVLPGNLLLGRGPASEKGPPADTLVGKIAIPAYALSDDDCSSGYQQLSVESDPEEGGEPGPAALPCRQCGLQLAASLGQSCLQCAGAEGGRSQRIVYSCQLCPFASHYSSHLKRHMKTHNGEKPFACPQCAYASAQLVNLTRHLRTHTGEKPYRCTGCSFACSSLGNLKRHERVHSQDKPFQCAACDYRCNQSRNLKRHMLSHRLPEGEGPHRRDKDPEPLLPELSLHVGSGSGPFLPGCARLRGEEAAALPELLFPFTCRMCGLVLDDGFAQDEGLAEQVCGRCSLAVLGTEPGASPRKGTGDKGFACSLCPFVTHYPNHLARHMKTHSGEKPFACPLCPYASAHLDNLKRHQRVHTGEKPYKCQLCDYACGNLANLKRHGRIHSGDKPFQCSLCSYSCNQSMNLKRHMLRHTGEKPFQCRDCSYTTGHWDNYKRHQKIHGHTAESWVNPRNAKALLAPPAVGTALP, from the exons ATGCCCCGGCGGAAGCAGAGTCACCCGCAGCCGGTGAAGGGTGAGTGCGCGGCGggcccggggggcggcggcggcggcccggcGGGGACCCGCGGCGCTCGGAGCGCTGCAGCGGACGCCGAGGATGGCACCGAGGAGACGGCAAGAGCGGCGGTGGTGCTGCCCGGGAACCTGCTGCTGGGCCGTGGCCCCGCCTCCGAGAAGGGACCGCCAG CAGACACACTGGTGGGGAAGATCGCTATCCCAGCGTACGCCCTGAGCGACGATGACTGCTCCTCCGGGTACCAGCAGCTGAGCGTGGAGAGCGACCCCGAGGAGGGGGGCGagccgggccccgccgcgctgcccTGCCGCCAGTGCGGGCTGCagctggctgccagcctgggccagagctgcctgcagtgcGCCGGCGCCGAGGGCGGCCGCAGCCAGCGCATCGTCtactcctgccagctctgccccttcGCCTCCCACTACTCCAGCCACCTCAAGCGCCACATGAAGACACACAACGGGGAGAAGCCTTTCGCCTGCCCGCAGTGTGCCTACGcctctgcccagctggtgaACCTGACCCGGCACCTGCGCACGCACACCGGGGAGAAGCCGTACCGCTGCACGGGCTGCAGCTTcgcctgcagcagcctgggcaaCCTCAAACGCCACGAGCGCGTCCACAGCCAGGACAAGCCCTTCCAGTGTGCCGCCTGCGACTACCGCTGCAACCAGAGCCGCAACCTGAAGCGGCACATGCTCAGCCACCGCCTGCCTGAGGGCGAGGGGCCACACCGGCGGGACAAGGACCCAG agcccctgctgccagagctgagcctgCACGTGGGCAGCGGCAGTGGCCCCTTCCTGCCGGGCTGCGCGCGGCTGCGGGGCGAGGAGGCGGCCGCACTGCCCGAGCTGCTCTTCCCCTTTACGTGCCGCATGTGCGGGCTGGTGCTGGACGACGGCTTCGCGCAGGACGAGGGCCTGGCCGAGCAGGTGTGCGGGCGCTGCAGCCTGGCGGTGCTGGGCACCGAGCCGGGTGCCAGCCCCCGCAagggcactggggacaagggctttgcctgcagcctctgcccctTCGTCACCCACTACCCCAACCACCTGGCGCGGCACATGAAGACGCACAGCGGGGAGAAGCCCTTCGCCTGCCCGCTCTGCCCCTACGCCTCCGCCCACCTGGACAACCTGAAGCGGCACCAGCGCGTGCACACGGGCGAGAAGCCCTACAAGTGCCAGCTCTGTGACTACGCCTGCGGCAACCTGGCCAACCTCAAGCGTCACGGGCGCATCCACTCAGGCGACAAGCCCTTCcagtgcagcctctgcagctACAGCTGCAACCAGAGCATGAACCTGAAGCGGCACATGCTGCGGCATACGGGCGAGAAGCCCTTCCAGTGCCGGGACTGCTCCTACACCACTGGGCACTGGGACAACTACAAGCGCCACCAGAAGATCCACGGCCACACGGCCGAGAGCTGGGTGAACCCGCGCAATGCCAAAGCCCTCCTGGCCCCCCCAGCCGTGGGCACGGCCCTGCCCTGA
- the ZNF513 gene encoding zinc finger protein 513 isoform X2 has translation MPRRKQSHPQPVKADTLVGKIAIPAYALSDDDCSSGYQQLSVESDPEEGGEPGPAALPCRQCGLQLAASLGQSCLQCAGAEGGRSQRIVYSCQLCPFASHYSSHLKRHMKTHNGEKPFACPQCAYASAQLVNLTRHLRTHTGEKPYRCTGCSFACSSLGNLKRHERVHSQDKPFQCAACDYRCNQSRNLKRHMLSHRLPEGEGPHRRDKDPEPLLPELSLHVGSGSGPFLPGCARLRGEEAAALPELLFPFTCRMCGLVLDDGFAQDEGLAEQVCGRCSLAVLGTEPGASPRKGTGDKGFACSLCPFVTHYPNHLARHMKTHSGEKPFACPLCPYASAHLDNLKRHQRVHTGEKPYKCQLCDYACGNLANLKRHGRIHSGDKPFQCSLCSYSCNQSMNLKRHMLRHTGEKPFQCRDCSYTTGHWDNYKRHQKIHGHTAESWVNPRNAKALLAPPAVGTALP, from the exons ATGCCCCGGCGGAAGCAGAGTCACCCGCAGCCGGTGAAGG CAGACACACTGGTGGGGAAGATCGCTATCCCAGCGTACGCCCTGAGCGACGATGACTGCTCCTCCGGGTACCAGCAGCTGAGCGTGGAGAGCGACCCCGAGGAGGGGGGCGagccgggccccgccgcgctgcccTGCCGCCAGTGCGGGCTGCagctggctgccagcctgggccagagctgcctgcagtgcGCCGGCGCCGAGGGCGGCCGCAGCCAGCGCATCGTCtactcctgccagctctgccccttcGCCTCCCACTACTCCAGCCACCTCAAGCGCCACATGAAGACACACAACGGGGAGAAGCCTTTCGCCTGCCCGCAGTGTGCCTACGcctctgcccagctggtgaACCTGACCCGGCACCTGCGCACGCACACCGGGGAGAAGCCGTACCGCTGCACGGGCTGCAGCTTcgcctgcagcagcctgggcaaCCTCAAACGCCACGAGCGCGTCCACAGCCAGGACAAGCCCTTCCAGTGTGCCGCCTGCGACTACCGCTGCAACCAGAGCCGCAACCTGAAGCGGCACATGCTCAGCCACCGCCTGCCTGAGGGCGAGGGGCCACACCGGCGGGACAAGGACCCAG agcccctgctgccagagctgagcctgCACGTGGGCAGCGGCAGTGGCCCCTTCCTGCCGGGCTGCGCGCGGCTGCGGGGCGAGGAGGCGGCCGCACTGCCCGAGCTGCTCTTCCCCTTTACGTGCCGCATGTGCGGGCTGGTGCTGGACGACGGCTTCGCGCAGGACGAGGGCCTGGCCGAGCAGGTGTGCGGGCGCTGCAGCCTGGCGGTGCTGGGCACCGAGCCGGGTGCCAGCCCCCGCAagggcactggggacaagggctttgcctgcagcctctgcccctTCGTCACCCACTACCCCAACCACCTGGCGCGGCACATGAAGACGCACAGCGGGGAGAAGCCCTTCGCCTGCCCGCTCTGCCCCTACGCCTCCGCCCACCTGGACAACCTGAAGCGGCACCAGCGCGTGCACACGGGCGAGAAGCCCTACAAGTGCCAGCTCTGTGACTACGCCTGCGGCAACCTGGCCAACCTCAAGCGTCACGGGCGCATCCACTCAGGCGACAAGCCCTTCcagtgcagcctctgcagctACAGCTGCAACCAGAGCATGAACCTGAAGCGGCACATGCTGCGGCATACGGGCGAGAAGCCCTTCCAGTGCCGGGACTGCTCCTACACCACTGGGCACTGGGACAACTACAAGCGCCACCAGAAGATCCACGGCCACACGGCCGAGAGCTGGGTGAACCCGCGCAATGCCAAAGCCCTCCTGGCCCCCCCAGCCGTGGGCACGGCCCTGCCCTGA
- the SNX17 gene encoding sorting nexin-17 isoform X2 → MHFSIPETETRAGDGGAAAYVAYNIHVNGVLHCRVRYSQLLGLHEQLRKEYGANVVPAFPPKKIFTLTPAEVEQRREQLEKYMQAVRQDPTLGGSETFNSFLRKAQQETQQIPTEEVVLEVLLSNGQKVKVTILTSDQTEDVLEAVASKLDLPDDLVGYFSLFLVRETKDGAFSFVRKLQEFELPYVSVTSLHNPEFQIILRKSYWDSAYDDDVMEHRVGLNLLYAQTVSDIEHGWILVNKEQHRQLKSLQEKVSKKEGCHVVVSAGNNELNFQVRLPNEQIKEGSFKVTRMRCWRVTSSVPMNNGPSGSSPGKSEVKLELAFEYLMSKDRLQWVTITSPQAIMLSICLQSMVDELMVKKSGGSIRKMFRRRVNGALRRSDSQQAVKSPPLLDSPDASWEPMAKLSSKLTSVSLRGISHSSSANDVGANDFHGNYAFEGIGDEDL, encoded by the exons ATGCACTTCTCCATTCCCGAGACCGAGACCCGCGCCGGAGACGGCGGCGCCGCCGCCTACGTG gCCTACAACATCCACGTGAACGGGGTGCTGCACTGCCGGGTGCGCTACAGCCAGCTCCTGGGCCTGCATGAGCAG TTAAGGAAGGAGTATGGTGCCAACGTGGTCCCAGCCTTTCCCCCAAAGAAGATCTTCACGCTTACCCCAGCAGAGGTAGAGCAGCGccgggagcagctggagaaataCATGCAGGCTG TGCGGCAGGACCCGACGCTGGGCGGCAGTGAGACCTTCAACAGCTTCCTGCGCAAGGCCCAGCAG GAGACGCAGCAGATCCCCACAGAGGAGGtggtgctggaggtgctgctctcCAACGGGCAGAAGGTCAAGGTCACCATCCTGACGTCGGACCAGACAGAGGATGTCCTCGAG GCTGTGGCCTCCAAGCTGGATCTGCCAGATGACCTGGTTGGCTACTTCAGCCTCTTCCTAGTGAGAGAGACCAAGGATGGAGCTTTCTCCT TtgtgaggaagctgcaggagtTTGAGCTGCCCTACGTGTCAGTGACCAGCCTGCACAACCCCGAGTTCCAGATCATCCTACGCAAGAG CTACTGGGACTCGGCCTATGACGACGATGTGATGGAGCACCGTGTGGGGTTGAACTTGCTGTATGCACAG ACGGTGTCAGACATCGAACACGGGTGGATCCTTGTCAACAAGGAGCAGCACCGGCAGCTGAAGTCCCTGCAAGAGAAGGTCTCCAAGAAGGAG GGCTGCCACGTCGTCGTCAGCGCCGGCAACAACGAGCTCAACTTCCAGGTGCGGCTGCCCAACGAGCAGATCAAGGAGGGCAGCTTCAAGGTCACACGCATGCGGTGCTGGCGGGTCACATCCTCG GTGCCCATGAACAATGGCCCTTcggggagcagcccagggaagtCCGAGGTGAAACTGGAGTTGGCTTTTGAGTACCTGATGAGCAAGGACCGGCTGCAGTGGGTCACCATCACCAGCCCACAG GCCATCATGCTGAGCATCTGCTTGCAGTCCATGGTCGATGAGCTGATGGTGAAAAAATCTGGAGGCAGCATCCGCAAg atgtTCCGGCGGCGGGTGAACGGGGCCCTGCGGCGCTCGGACAGCCAGCAAGCTGTGAAGTCACCCCCGCTGCTG GACTCACCTGATGCCTCCTGGGAGCCTATGGCCAAACTCTCG AGCAAGCTCACTTCTGTCAGCCTGCGTGGGATCAGCCACTCCAGCTCTGCTAATGACGTGGGCGCTAACGACTTCCACGGCAATTACGCCTTTGAGGGCATTGGCGATGAGGATCTGtag
- the SNX17 gene encoding sorting nexin-17 isoform X1, with protein sequence MHFSIPETETRAGDGGAAAYVAYNIHVNGVLHCRVRYSQLLGLHEQLRKEYGANVVPAFPPKKIFTLTPAEVEQRREQLEKYMQAVRQDPTLGGSETFNSFLRKAQQETQQIPTEEVVLEVLLSNGQKVKVTILTSDQTEDVLEAVASKLDLPDDLVGYFSLFLVRETKDGAFSFVRKLQEFELPYVSVTSLHNPEFQIILRKSYWDSAYDDDVMEHRVGLNLLYAQTVSDIEHGWILVNKEQHRQLKSLQEKVSKKEFIRLAQTLKYYGYLKFDPCVTDFPEKGCHVVVSAGNNELNFQVRLPNEQIKEGSFKVTRMRCWRVTSSVPMNNGPSGSSPGKSEVKLELAFEYLMSKDRLQWVTITSPQAIMLSICLQSMVDELMVKKSGGSIRKMFRRRVNGALRRSDSQQAVKSPPLLDSPDASWEPMAKLSSKLTSVSLRGISHSSSANDVGANDFHGNYAFEGIGDEDL encoded by the exons ATGCACTTCTCCATTCCCGAGACCGAGACCCGCGCCGGAGACGGCGGCGCCGCCGCCTACGTG gCCTACAACATCCACGTGAACGGGGTGCTGCACTGCCGGGTGCGCTACAGCCAGCTCCTGGGCCTGCATGAGCAG TTAAGGAAGGAGTATGGTGCCAACGTGGTCCCAGCCTTTCCCCCAAAGAAGATCTTCACGCTTACCCCAGCAGAGGTAGAGCAGCGccgggagcagctggagaaataCATGCAGGCTG TGCGGCAGGACCCGACGCTGGGCGGCAGTGAGACCTTCAACAGCTTCCTGCGCAAGGCCCAGCAG GAGACGCAGCAGATCCCCACAGAGGAGGtggtgctggaggtgctgctctcCAACGGGCAGAAGGTCAAGGTCACCATCCTGACGTCGGACCAGACAGAGGATGTCCTCGAG GCTGTGGCCTCCAAGCTGGATCTGCCAGATGACCTGGTTGGCTACTTCAGCCTCTTCCTAGTGAGAGAGACCAAGGATGGAGCTTTCTCCT TtgtgaggaagctgcaggagtTTGAGCTGCCCTACGTGTCAGTGACCAGCCTGCACAACCCCGAGTTCCAGATCATCCTACGCAAGAG CTACTGGGACTCGGCCTATGACGACGATGTGATGGAGCACCGTGTGGGGTTGAACTTGCTGTATGCACAG ACGGTGTCAGACATCGAACACGGGTGGATCCTTGTCAACAAGGAGCAGCACCGGCAGCTGAAGTCCCTGCAAGAGAAGGTCTCCAAGAAGGAG tTCATCCGCCTGGCGCAGACCCTCAAGTACTACGGCTATCTCAAGTTCGACCCCTGTGTCACTGATTTCCCCGAGAAGGGCTGCCACGTCGTCGTCAGCGCCGGCAACAACGAGCTCAACTTCCAGGTGCGGCTGCCCAACGAGCAGATCAAGGAGGGCAGCTTCAAGGTCACACGCATGCGGTGCTGGCGGGTCACATCCTCG GTGCCCATGAACAATGGCCCTTcggggagcagcccagggaagtCCGAGGTGAAACTGGAGTTGGCTTTTGAGTACCTGATGAGCAAGGACCGGCTGCAGTGGGTCACCATCACCAGCCCACAG GCCATCATGCTGAGCATCTGCTTGCAGTCCATGGTCGATGAGCTGATGGTGAAAAAATCTGGAGGCAGCATCCGCAAg atgtTCCGGCGGCGGGTGAACGGGGCCCTGCGGCGCTCGGACAGCCAGCAAGCTGTGAAGTCACCCCCGCTGCTG GACTCACCTGATGCCTCCTGGGAGCCTATGGCCAAACTCTCG AGCAAGCTCACTTCTGTCAGCCTGCGTGGGATCAGCCACTCCAGCTCTGCTAATGACGTGGGCGCTAACGACTTCCACGGCAATTACGCCTTTGAGGGCATTGGCGATGAGGATCTGtag